The following coding sequences lie in one Lentilactobacillus sp. SPB1-3 genomic window:
- the relB gene encoding type II toxin-antitoxin system RelB family antitoxin — MAMITVRVSESEKEWLQYMADFYGVTLSDLMKNYSMEQLEDEYDKQTAEIAHKRFIEDGKQTVSMKDILDEFGDLD, encoded by the coding sequence TTGGCAATGATTACAGTTCGTGTTTCAGAATCTGAAAAAGAATGGTTACAATACATGGCTGACTTTTACGGTGTAACTTTATCCGACCTAATGAAGAACTATTCTATGGAACAACTCGAGGATGAGTACGATAAGCAAACAGCTGAAATAGCACATAAACGATTCATTGAAGATGGTAAGCAAACCGTGTCTATGAAGGATATCCTTGATGAATTTGGTGATTTAGATTGA
- a CDS encoding type II toxin-antitoxin system RelE family toxin, whose protein sequence is MSYSLEFTREAQRSLRKMDKHQATLITRWLYQHVDGIDDPRSIGKGLTANRSGQWRYRVGNYRIICEIEDDELIVTAINIGHRRNIYD, encoded by the coding sequence TTGAGTTATTCACTAGAATTTACCAGGGAAGCTCAACGATCATTACGTAAAATGGATAAACACCAAGCAACGTTAATAACTCGCTGGTTGTATCAGCATGTAGATGGTATTGATGATCCGCGATCTATTGGCAAAGGATTAACTGCCAATCGTTCGGGTCAATGGCGATATCGAGTCGGTAACTATCGAATCATCTGTGAAATTGAAGATGACGAATTAATTGTCACAGCTATAAATATTGGCCACCGCAGAAACATCTATGATTAA
- a CDS encoding YopX family protein produces the protein MREIKFRAWYMPFGSGGPMQEMVHGKASKILAFSEMSPDDYIVEQYTGVKDVNLVDVYAGDIVEVFRGSLNTVVFREGCFGLETKDDPLFVPLCNLEGSMKVIGNIHENPELLEE, from the coding sequence ATGAGAGAAATTAAATTCAGGGCGTGGTATATGCCATTTGGTTCTGGTGGCCCCATGCAAGAGATGGTACACGGTAAGGCTAGCAAAATTTTAGCTTTTTCAGAAATGTCTCCAGATGATTACATTGTTGAGCAATACACCGGGGTGAAAGACGTAAATCTCGTGGATGTCTATGCAGGCGATATTGTGGAAGTTTTTCGAGGATCTCTTAATACGGTGGTATTTAGGGAAGGCTGTTTTGGGCTTGAGACAAAGGATGACCCCTTGTTCGTTCCCCTGTGTAACCTAGAGGGATCAATGAAAGTTATTGGCAACATTCACGAAAACCCAGAATTGCTAGAGGAATAG
- a CDS encoding helix-turn-helix domain-containing protein: MNNIQLWKKISELLNEQNISVYALAKSIGVPTVSLFNIKNGSSKNPSVFLIAKIAKKLHVSLDDLIY; this comes from the coding sequence ATGAATAATATTCAATTGTGGAAGAAAATATCGGAACTTCTGAATGAACAAAATATATCAGTTTATGCGTTAGCTAAAAGCATCGGGGTTCCAACAGTGAGTTTATTTAACATAAAAAATGGAAGTAGTAAAAACCCCAGTGTATTTTTAATAGCAAAAATCGCTAAAAAGTTGCATGTTTCTTTAGACGACCTAATTTACTAA
- a CDS encoding RusA family crossover junction endodeoxyribonuclease, which yields MISLTIHGNPVPAGRPRFTRNGHAYDPPKSRAYKQLVAIEAKKQYRGPLLKDKPIEVYIAAYRENQKQISKIERTRRERKQSLPLRKPDTDNYVKSVLDALTGVIWADDNIICHIDAYKFYSDTPRIEVIVREIEIDKN from the coding sequence ATGATTAGCTTAACAATTCACGGAAATCCTGTCCCCGCTGGTCGTCCTCGATTTACCAGGAACGGGCATGCGTATGATCCACCGAAAAGTCGAGCGTACAAACAGTTGGTCGCTATCGAGGCTAAGAAGCAATATCGCGGCCCATTGCTTAAAGATAAACCGATAGAAGTTTATATCGCTGCTTACCGAGAGAACCAAAAGCAGATCAGTAAAATCGAGCGTACTAGACGTGAGCGTAAGCAGTCTTTACCGCTAAGGAAACCCGATACGGATAATTATGTTAAAAGCGTACTAGATGCGCTGACAGGAGTTATCTGGGCTGATGACAACATCATCTGTCATATCGACGCTTACAAGTTTTACTCAGACACACCAAGAATTGAAGTAATAGTTCGTGAGATTGAAATAGATAAAAATTGA